From one Caldithrix abyssi DSM 13497 genomic stretch:
- a CDS encoding S8 family serine peptidase, with amino-acid sequence MLTRSLIVGLMIAWFGSLMAGTPEYQNKEILFCLKSDRMPLSVSRQGKNLTTNYAAINRLLSEIGVEKIEQWLPMADERDVIDGVRLSHIYRVVFKDQKSMDQLTQIVQKFRLIEDVHSAALEAVNRVSGSFEPYIPGDPYFNRQWYLENIGAPRAWGLWRNSLPGDSTVLVGVVDTGLDYTHPDLKNVMFINPGEDVNGDGKITAIDSNGVDDDGNGYIDDFKGWDFANEDNDVRPPQAGPSQELSHGTHVAGIIAALTDNGVGISGISFRSKLIVTKHAKDSDLSQPGIIKGYQGVLYCAKLGAKIINCSWGGGYDFYGKLVVDNVAQNYGAIVVAAAGNDGHNNDDNPQYPSDYDNAVCVASVRIDDKKAYYSNFGTVVDISAPGGEGSSYATAILSTIHANAGSYASWQGTSMASPVVAGALALLKAWFPNDSRDQLLQRLYNAADPIDDVNPSYRGLLGRGRVNVFNAIAREILPNISLKSFQFETSGGQTPAPGDTLSLSLTLANKINWQDAYHVRAVLKSSSPYAVVLDSLFWIGELPAGADTILDQFRPRVRIDPQAPLQDLRFQLKITANDTSEYWFESTEELVLAVSLNQTGFPLNGIGLSLAMTFVKDASENKIVGITNQNQLTVYDQNGRKVNGFPLEVDATSAAPVIADLDLDGQKEIITVNRRGILRVVGFDGKIKKEFKLDEPVYGDLVVGNFDADPELEMAFGTMHRNIHIFNLDSTQINGFPRAMSSLVNLGGAVADLNGDEMDDFVIGTFDGKLHVILSNGDSLPGFPVNLSTRVVVNPVIGKYGDSLFIAVATLDNKIVVLNKNGQIKFERALSESVTGGLMLADVNQDGAPEICAITADGRLYLLEADGASFNDVFPLQLDGTPQTAPVSFDVDNDGQLEILTVVNQGVLHLIKLDGREVTNFPVDLGEGVSSVPALGDLDGDGDTEVLVSTQSALLAIDLPTDAGFVDAWNTYQGNNHRTGSFGVPVSAIADKEKRPLPDSFELLANYPNPFNHQTVIQVNVPGQLTASGLQLYIYNVLGELVFEKSIKRLNAGLNRIRWDGRDSAGKILSSGIYFYRVKIGHQSRVSRLLLIK; translated from the coding sequence GTGCTTACGCGAAGTCTAATCGTTGGTTTAATGATTGCATGGTTCGGCTCTTTGATGGCAGGGACGCCGGAATATCAAAATAAGGAAATATTGTTTTGCCTAAAATCGGATCGTATGCCTTTGAGCGTATCCCGCCAGGGGAAAAATCTTACCACCAACTATGCGGCCATCAATCGGCTGCTAAGCGAAATAGGAGTGGAAAAAATTGAACAATGGCTGCCCATGGCCGATGAGCGGGATGTGATTGACGGCGTACGGCTTTCTCATATTTACAGAGTGGTGTTTAAAGATCAAAAATCAATGGATCAGTTGACGCAAATTGTACAAAAATTTCGACTGATCGAAGATGTGCATTCGGCTGCCCTGGAAGCGGTAAATCGCGTTTCAGGATCGTTCGAGCCTTATATCCCGGGGGATCCCTATTTTAACCGTCAATGGTATCTGGAAAATATTGGCGCGCCCAGGGCATGGGGCTTGTGGAGAAATAGCCTGCCCGGCGATTCTACCGTGCTGGTGGGCGTGGTGGATACGGGATTGGATTACACCCATCCAGACTTGAAGAATGTTATGTTTATTAATCCCGGCGAGGATGTGAATGGCGATGGGAAAATTACGGCCATTGACAGCAACGGCGTGGACGACGACGGCAACGGCTACATAGACGATTTTAAAGGCTGGGATTTTGCCAACGAAGATAACGACGTACGGCCGCCACAGGCCGGTCCGAGTCAGGAATTGAGCCATGGAACCCATGTGGCTGGCATCATCGCAGCCTTAACCGATAATGGCGTGGGGATTTCCGGCATTTCATTCCGTAGTAAATTGATTGTAACCAAACACGCTAAAGATAGCGATTTGTCCCAGCCAGGGATTATTAAAGGTTATCAGGGCGTGCTTTACTGCGCCAAGTTAGGCGCAAAAATCATCAATTGTTCCTGGGGAGGCGGCTACGATTTTTACGGCAAACTGGTTGTGGACAATGTGGCTCAAAATTACGGGGCCATTGTGGTGGCCGCCGCGGGGAACGACGGTCACAACAATGACGACAATCCGCAATATCCCAGCGATTATGATAACGCGGTGTGCGTGGCTTCGGTGCGCATCGACGACAAAAAAGCCTATTACTCTAATTTTGGAACCGTGGTCGATATCAGCGCGCCCGGCGGCGAAGGCTCCAGCTATGCCACGGCTATTTTAAGCACCATTCACGCCAATGCCGGCTCTTACGCCTCGTGGCAGGGCACTTCTATGGCTTCGCCGGTGGTGGCCGGCGCCCTGGCGCTGTTAAAAGCCTGGTTCCCGAATGATTCGCGCGATCAATTGCTGCAGCGTCTGTACAACGCGGCCGATCCCATCGATGATGTTAATCCTTCTTATCGCGGCCTGTTGGGCAGGGGGCGTGTAAACGTTTTTAATGCCATTGCCCGCGAAATTTTACCGAATATTTCCTTAAAAAGTTTTCAATTCGAAACCTCCGGCGGGCAAACGCCAGCTCCGGGAGACACCCTGTCGCTTAGCCTTACGCTGGCCAATAAAATAAACTGGCAGGATGCCTATCATGTCCGCGCGGTCTTAAAATCCAGCTCGCCCTACGCTGTTGTGCTGGATTCGCTTTTCTGGATTGGCGAATTGCCCGCCGGCGCCGACACCATTCTCGACCAGTTCCGGCCGCGTGTGCGGATCGATCCTCAGGCGCCGCTGCAGGATTTACGTTTTCAATTAAAAATCACGGCCAACGACACATCGGAATATTGGTTCGAAAGTACGGAAGAGCTTGTTTTAGCCGTTTCGCTCAATCAAACAGGCTTTCCGCTTAACGGCATTGGCCTGAGCTTGGCCATGACCTTTGTGAAAGACGCTTCAGAAAATAAGATCGTGGGCATTACCAATCAGAACCAGTTGACGGTTTATGATCAAAATGGGCGCAAGGTAAACGGCTTTCCGCTTGAGGTGGACGCCACCAGCGCCGCGCCGGTGATTGCCGATCTTGATCTGGACGGTCAGAAGGAGATTATTACCGTAAATCGCCGGGGCATTTTGCGCGTGGTCGGCTTTGACGGTAAAATAAAAAAAGAATTTAAGCTGGACGAACCGGTTTATGGCGACCTGGTCGTCGGAAACTTTGACGCCGACCCTGAACTGGAAATGGCCTTTGGCACCATGCACAGAAACATCCATATTTTTAACCTCGATTCCACGCAAATTAACGGTTTTCCGCGTGCCATGAGCAGTCTGGTCAATTTAGGCGGAGCCGTGGCCGATTTGAACGGCGACGAGATGGATGATTTCGTGATCGGAACCTTTGACGGTAAATTGCACGTCATTTTAAGCAATGGCGATTCGCTCCCTGGCTTTCCGGTAAATTTAAGTACGCGTGTTGTCGTAAATCCGGTGATCGGAAAATATGGAGACAGCCTGTTTATTGCCGTGGCCACGCTGGATAATAAAATTGTCGTTTTAAACAAAAACGGGCAGATTAAGTTTGAACGCGCTTTGAGTGAAAGCGTGACCGGAGGCCTGATGCTTGCGGATGTTAATCAGGACGGCGCGCCGGAAATTTGCGCCATAACTGCTGATGGCAGGCTGTATTTACTGGAAGCGGATGGCGCTTCTTTTAACGATGTTTTCCCCTTGCAATTAGATGGCACACCGCAAACCGCGCCTGTTAGCTTTGATGTGGATAATGACGGCCAGCTCGAAATTTTAACGGTTGTCAATCAGGGCGTTTTACATTTAATTAAACTGGACGGACGCGAAGTAACCAATTTCCCGGTCGATCTTGGCGAAGGCGTTAGCTCGGTTCCGGCGCTGGGCGATCTGGACGGCGATGGCGATACGGAAGTGCTGGTCAGTACGCAGTCGGCATTGCTGGCCATTGACCTTCCGACAGATGCAGGGTTTGTGGACGCCTGGAACACCTATCAGGGAAACAATCATCGGACGGGTAGTTTTGGGGTGCCCGTTTCAGCCATTGCGGACAAAGAAAAGCGGCCGCTGCCCGATTCTTTTGAACTGCTGGCCAACTATCCCAATCCCTTTAACCATCAAACCGTTATTCAGGTAAATGTACCGGGGCAATTAACGGCCTCTGGATTGCAGCTTTACATCTACAATGTGCTGGGCGAATTGGTGTTCGAAAAATCCATAAAACGTCTCAATGCGGGACTTAACCGAATTCGGTGGGACGGCCGGGATAGCGCCGGAAAAATATTGAGCTCTGGTATTTATTTTTACCGGGTAAAAATAGGGCATCAATCACGTGTGAGCCGTTTGTTATTGATTAAATAA